From Mytilus galloprovincialis chromosome 9, xbMytGall1.hap1.1, whole genome shotgun sequence, the proteins below share one genomic window:
- the LOC143045834 gene encoding uncharacterized protein LOC143045834, with translation MGLLKKLFEELPDDVICALCNEVFLDPRVLQCNHMFCSACLVRRSARIKADICSTCETPYHGSSCRQADEGFKRKLLNLNAICNYKCGMKIKMAHLPEHLKDECQQAPVPCPNAIKGCKKKVKRCDLNKHIDECNFRVVTCEACGHVTIFQDLFTHQSRKKCLERKLKQQVIRELRHAHQEVINHRSNVKRDHIRLDIEQTKKVIQHARYLQERKQKLHQLLLSQNNNDAINSESGDSFFLTDLEELKNKDTSLSSTPVHSRSTVGSQQCDRCLKHFFPGKNHGKSCRWHEGVCINIDKECNYGRTSSTLVFVRKTNLTVQILPSDTMFRVVE, from the coding sequence ATGGGACTGCTTAAAAAGCTTTTTGAAGAACTTCCAGATGACGTCATCTGTGCTCTCTGTAACGAAGTTTTCCTCGACCCAAGAGTTTTACAATGCAACCACATGTTTTGCAGCGCCTGCTTAGTACGCAGATCTGCAAGGATAAAGGCTGATATATGTTCAACATGCGAGACACCTTACCATGGATCTTCTTGTAGACAAGCTGACGAGGGATTCAAGCGAAAACTACTGAACCTTAATGCTATATGTAACTACAAATGTGGCATGAAAATTAAAATGGCGCATCTACCAGAACATCTTAAAGACGAATGTCAACAAGCACCAGTGCCGTGTCCTAATGCGATCAAAGGGTGCAAGAAAAAGGTGAAGCGGTGTGATTTGAATAAGCACATTGACGAATGCAATTTTCGAGTAGTAACTTGTGAAGCATGTGGGCATGTAACTATTTTCCAAGACCTTTTCACTCaccaaagtagaaaaaaatgtctAGAGCGTAAGCTTAAACAACAAGTTATAAGGGAATTAAGACATGCTCATCAGGAAGTGATAAACCACAGGTCAAATGTCAAACGAGATCATATACGCCTAGACATAGAACAAACTAAGAAAGTAATTCAACATGCCCGTTATCTGCAAGAACGAAAACAAAAACTCCATCAGTTACTGCTTTCACAAAACAATAATGATGCCATCAACAGTGAATCTGGAGACAGTTTTTTCTTAACCGATCTAGAAGAATTGAAAAACAAAGACACTTCATTATCATCAACTCCTGTTCACTCTAGATCTACGGTTGGATCCCAGCAGTGTGATAGATGCCTTAAGCATTTCTTCCCAGGAAAGAACCATGGAAAATCTTGTCGTTGGCATGAAGGGGTATGTATTAATATCGACAAAGAATGTAATTATGGTCGAACATCTAGCACATTGGTATTTGTCAGAAAAACAAACTTAACGGTTCAAATACTACCTTCCGATACTATGTTTCGAGTTGTCGAATGA